The genomic stretch TGTTCCATGCCAGGTCGGCGGCGGCTTTGTCGTACCGCGGCGTGGAATCGTTATGGAAGCCGTGATTGGTGCCGGGGTAGACGTAGGCTTCGTAGGTTTTATTGGCGGCTTTTAACGCGGATTCATACGCCGGCCAGCCGGCATTGATGTTGTCGTCGCGCTCTGCGTAGTGCAACAGCAACGGCGCCTTGATGCGGGCGACGTCTTCCGGTTTGGGTTGACGTCCGTAGAACGGCACGGCAGCGGCCAACTCCGGATAGGCCACGGCCGCCGCGTTGGATACGCCGCCGCCGTAGCAAAATCCGGTGATGCCGACTTTGCCGGTCGCGTCTTTATGCTTCATCAGAAATTCGACTGCGGCAAAGAAATCATTCATCAGTTTGGTCGGGTCGATCTGCTGCTGGAGTTCCCGCCCTTTGTCGTCGTTGCCCGGGTAGCCGCCGACTGAGCTCAGGCCGTCCGGCGCCAGCGCGATAAATCCTTCTTTGGCCAAACGCCGCGCCACATCCTCGATATACGGGTTAAGACCCCGATTTTCATGCACCACCACCACGGCGGGAACCGGGCCGCTGGTTTTGGCCGGGCGCACAAGATAGCCGCGTACGCTGCCGTGACCGTTAGGGGAAGGGTAGGTGATGTATTCCGGGATGATCGCCGGGTCGGTGAATTCCACCTGCTGCGCCAGCGCATAGTTCGGGCTCATCAGGGATAGAATGGTCATGGCGGTCAGGCCGCCCGCGGCATACCTGGCGGCGCGCTCCAGAAACTCGCGCTTGGTCAGTTTGCCGTGCGCGTAATAGTCATAAAGCTCAAGCAATTCCGGTTGAAAATCTTTTGCTGTAAGGCGCGTCATCTCACTCTTCCTCCGCTGATGTTGTTCCAAATCAATGTAGCAAAAAGAAAAGCGGGCCGGAGTGGATGCACCATATGCCAGCAGGGGGGATGTTGCGGTGAGGTATGAAAACCGTTACTTATCAAATCATTATCGTGATGCAACGCGGCGGTGATGTTCGGTTGCTTGCGCCGCCTCCACAATGCTTACCATGCTTTACTTTTCGTGGATGCGGTTTTGCTCCGACGCGGTTACGCCGGCTCAAATCTTTCGCCATTTGGTTGAGAAAAAAGTCGATCTTTGGAATCGACTTCTCTATAATCTTGCGACCCCACGTTACAACAAAGTTTTTTCCCGAAACTTTAATCGCGCTGGCAATAGCTATTCGAAGGGGTAGGTTTGCTGGACTAGATAGCCGTGTGAACCTCAAAACACTATATTTATGAAGCGTTTGGGTGTTCACCAACGTGTAACTTAAATTGGGTAAGCTTTTAATGAAAACTTTTACAGCTAAACCAGAAACCGTAAAACGCGACTGGTACGTTGTTGATGCGAGCGGTAAAACTCTTGGCCGTCTGGCTACTGAACTGGCTCGTCGTCTGCGCGGTAAGCACAAAGCGGAATACACTCCGCACGTTGATACCGGTGACTACATCATCGTTCTGAACGCAGAAAAAGTTGCTGTAACCGGCAACAAACGTTCTGACAAGATGTACTACCACCACACCGGCCACATCGGTGGTATCAAAGAAGCGACCTTTGAAGAGATGATTGCCCGCCGTCCTGAGCGCGTAATTGAAATCGCGGTTAAAGGCATGCTGCCGAAGGGCCCGCTGGGTCGTGCTATGTACCGTAAACTGAAAGTTTACGCTGGTAACGAGCACAATCACGCGGCACAGCAACCGCAAGTTCTGGACATTTAATCGGGATTACAGGCAATGGCTGAAAATCAATACTACGGCACTGGTCGCCGCAAAAGCTCCGCCGCTCGCGTATTTATCAAACCGGGTAGCGGCAACATCGTCATCAACCAGCGTACTCTGGAACAGTACTTCGGCCGCGAAACTGCTCGCATGGTCGTTCGCCAGCCGCTGGAACTGGTCGACATGGTTGGTAAACTGGATCTGTACATCACCGTTAAAGGTGGTGGTATCTCCGGTCAGGCCGGTGCTATCCGTCATGGTATCACCCGCGCTCTGATGGAATACGACGAATCTCTGCGTTCTGAATTGCGTAAAGCTGGCTTCGTTACTCGTGACGCTCGTCAGGTTGAACGTAAAAAAGTTGGTCTGCGCAAAGCACGTCGTCGTCCGCAGTTCTCCAAACGTTAATTTCTGGCTGCCTGGCAGCGAAATCAACGCAGAAAAACCCGGTGCCTGTCACCGGGTTTTTTTTCGACCTGTATCGTTCATGGAAAAAATCTGCTTTGATTACCGTGGGTTAGTCATGAAAATACGCTTATCCCCCCACAAAACAAACAGAATCTGATACACTATTCGCCGGTTTTGTGCCTGTTCGCCAGCAAGTGATTTTAACAGAACGACGGATGTCGTCCGCTTTCCCCGCGGGGAAGTCCAAACGCGGCAAGGCCAGCAGGATCCTATTCGATCGGTTGTTCGCCGTATTTTTTCGATAACTTGGAGGTTTTCATGGCTGTCGCTGCCAACAAACGTTCGGTGATGACGCTGTTTTCCGGTCCGTCCGACATTTTTAGCCATCAGGTCCGCATCGTACTGGCCGAGAAAGGGGTGAGTGTCGAGATTGAACAGGTGGACATGGATAATCTGCCGCAGGACCTTATCGACCTCAATCCTTACGGTTCCGTACCGACGCTGGTTGACCGTGAGCTGACGTTGTATGAATCACGTATCATCATGGAATATCTGGATGAGCGTTTCCCTCATCCGCCGTTGATGCCGGTCTATCCGGTGGCGCGCGGCAACAGTCGCCTGATGATGCACCGGATTGAGCAGGATTGGTATTCGTTGATGAAAACCGTCCTGAATGGCAATGCACAGGATGCGGAGGCCGCGCGCAAGCAACTTCGTGAAGAGCTGCTGGCTATCGCCCCGGTTTTCAACGAAGCCCCGTATTTCATGAGTGAAGAATTCAGTCTGGTGGATTGCTATCTGGCACCGCTGCTGTGGCGTCTGCCGCTGCTGGGGATTGAATTGAGCGGTTCCGGCGCCAAGGAACTGAAAGGCTACATGACGCGTGTGTTCGAACGCGATGCCTTCCTCGCTTCCCTGACTGAAGCCGAGCGCGAAATCCGGTTGCAATCCAGAGGGTAATGGCATGACGTTGTCTCAGCTCTCTCCGCGCCGCCCGTATTTATTACGGGCCTTTTATGACTGGTTGCTGGACAACCAGCTGACGCCGCATCTGGTGGTGGATGTGACCGTTCCCGGCGTGCAGGTGCCGATGGAGTTTGCACGCGACGGGCAAATTGTCCTGAATATTGCGCCGCGTGCGGTGGGAAATCTCGAACTGGCTGACGACAGCGTACGTTTCAACGCGCGTTTTGGTGGTGTTCCCCGGCAGGTGTTTGTTCCGATGGCGTCGGTTATGGCGATTTATGCCCGGGAAAATGGCGCGGGCACCATGTTTGAGCCGGAGCCAGCCTACGAAATCGTCGAAGAGTTTGGCGAGCAGCCTCAAACCGAAGATGAGTCCAAACCGACGCTGATATCGGTGGTGGACAACGAATCTCCCTCTTCGCAGAACGAGCAGCCGGATGACGAGCCGCCGCAGCCGCCGCGAGGCGGCAGACCTTCCCTGCGCGTGGTCAAATAATCGCGATTGATAAAAAAGGCACAGTAATGTGCCTTTTTTATTGGTTGGAAGAAAAGCAGCAACAGTAACGTACTTTGCTGTTTATCAACGGGTTTATCCATTGTCAGTGTCGTGTCTAATCGAAGGAGAATGTGATGAAAACCAGTCAAGGCCGCTGTTTATGCGGTGCGGTAACCATAACGGTCCCTGAGTCATGTACGCACGATGTTTACGTCTGCCATTGCGGTATGTGCCAGAAGTGGGGCGGCGGGCCGTTGATGGCGATTGAATCTCAGCATGATGTGGTGATTGAAGGGAAAGAGCATATCGGTTTTTATCGCTCTTCCGACTGGGCAGAGCGCGCGTTCTGCCGTACATGCGGGACTCATCTGTTTTATCGGTTGTTTGAACCGGAGATCTATTCGCTTTCGGCGGGGCTATTTTCAGACGGACAAAAACGATTGGTTTCGCAAATCTATATTGATAATAAGCCTGATTATTACGACTTTGCGCAGCAAACCCCAATGATGACCGAACAGGATGTTATTGATTTACATAAAGCGTAATATCCGCTCGATCGCCAGCAAGAAAAAAGCAAAAGGCGGCCTGAGCCGCCTTTGAGATATCCTGAAAGCAATTACACTTCCAGATAGTTCATGATGCCGTCAGCCGCTTTGCGGCCTTCGGCGATCGCCGTGACCACCAGGTCGGAGCCACGCACCGCATCGCCGCCGGCGAAGATTTTCGGGTTTGAGGTCTGGAAAGCGCTGTCGCTCTGCTCCGGCGCGATGATGCGACCCTGTGCATCCAGATCCACACCGTGCTCCGCCAGCCATGCCATCTTGTGCGGACGGAAACCGAACGCCATGATGACAGCATCCGCTTCCAGCACATGCTCAGACCCTTCCACCGCTTCCGGACGACGGCGGCCATTGGCATCCGGCGCACCCAGTTCAGTACGAATCACGCGTACGCCGCACACTTTACCCGCGCCGTTGATTTCGATGCTCAGCGGCTGCAGGTTGAAGCGGAATTCCACGCCTTCTTCACGCGCATTTTTCACTTCGCGTTTGGAGCCCGGCATGTTCTCTTCATCACGGCGGTAGGCACAGGTTACGTGCGTCGCGCCCTGACGAATCGAGGTGCGCAGGCAGTCCATCGCCGTATCGCCGCCGCCCAGCACTACGACGCGCTTGCCCTGCATCGACGTGTAAGGTTCCTGTTCGCCGGTTGCGAAGCCCATCAGCTGCTTGGTGTTGGCAATCAGGAACGGCAGCGCATCGTATACGCCCGGCGCGTCTTCATTTTCCAGCCCGCCGCGCATCGACTGATAGGTGCCGACGCCCAGGAAGACGGCGTCATATTCCGTCAGCAGGTCGCTCAACTGAATGTCTTTGCCGACTTCGGTGTTAAGCTGGAATTCGATACCCATCTCGGTGAAGATTTCGCGGCGTTTGGTCATCACCTCTTTTTCCAGCTTGAAAGCAGGAATACCGAAGGTCAGCAAACCACCGATTTCCGGGTGGCGGTCATAAACCACCGCCTTCACGCCGTTACGGGTCAGCACGTCGGCGCAGGCCAGCCCGGCAGGGCCGGCACCGATAATAGCCACGCGCTTGCCGGTCGGCTGTACCGACGACACGTCCGGACGCCAGCCCATCTCGATCGCTTTATCGTTGATGTAGCGCTCGATGTTGCCGATGGTGACGGCGCCGAATTCGTCGTTCAGGGTGCAAGACCCTTCGCACAGGCGATCCTGCGGGCAAACGCGGCCGCACACTTCCGGCAGGCTATTGGTCTGGTGAGACAGCTCCGCCGCTTCAATGATCCGGCCTTCGTTGGCCAGTTTCAGCCAGTTCGGGATGTAGTTGTGAACCGGACATTTCCATTCGCAGTAAGGGTTGCCGCAGGCCAGGCAGCGATCTGCCTGCGCCTTGGACTGGCTTTCCGAGAACGGCTCGTAAATTTCAACAAACTCGATTTTACGAATCTTCAGCGGTTTCTTGGGCGGATCAACGCGCTGTAAGTCGATAAACTGATAAACATTCTGACTCATGATGACCTCTTACTGCGCCTGTACCCGCAGCTCCGCTGCGGAACGACTACGATGACCCAACAACGCTTTCACATCACTTGATTTCGGCTTTACCAGCGCAAATTTCGATGCCCAGACCGGCCAGTTGGCGAGGATTTCCTCACCGCGTTGCGAGCCGGTGTGCTGGACGTGCTCGGTAATCAGCCCGCGCAGATGCTCTTCATGAATCGCCAGATTTTCCACATCAAGCACTTCAACCAGTTCCGGGTTGACGCGTTTGCGGAATTCGCCGTCCTCATCCAGCACGTAGGCGAAGCCGCCGGTCATGCCTGCGCCGAAGTTGACGCCGGTACGACCCAGGATGCAGACGATACCGCCGGTCATGTATTCGCAGCCGTTATCGCCGATGCCTTCCACCACGGTGATGGCGCCGGAGTTACGTACCGCGAAACGCTCGCCGGCACGCCCAGCGGCGAACAGCTTACCGCCGGTCGCGCCGTACAGGCAGGTGTTGCCGATGATGCTGGCCTCGTGGCTGCGGAAGGCCGAGCCGACCGGCGGACGTACGGAGATAATGCCGCCAGCCATGCCTTTGCCCACGTAGTCGTTGGCGTCGCCGGTCAGGGCCAGCTCAACGCCGCCGGCGTTCCACACGCCGAAGCTCTGGCCGGCTGTACCGGTGAAATGTGCTTTGATCGGATCGCTCGCCAGCCCCTGATCGCCGTGTTTTTCCGCGATCACGCCGGACAAGGTCGCGCCGACGGAGCGGTCAGTGTTACGGATGTCAAAGTAGAGCGTTTTGCTCTGTCTGGCGTCGACATGCGCCTGAGCCTGCGCGATCAGTTCTTTGTTCAGCAGGCCCTTGTCAAACGACGGGTTACCTTCGGTGCAGTACAGCGCTTTGCCGGGTTGCGGCGTCACGGTGTGCAGCAACGGCGACAGGTCCAGCTTGTTCTGCTTGGCGGTAATACCGTCCAGTTCGACCAGCAGATCGGTGCGGCCGATCAGGTCCACCAGACGGCTGATGCCCAGTTCCGCCATCAGCTCGCGGGTTTCGCGGGCGATGAAGGTGAAGTAGTTCACCACACGCTCCGGCAGACCGTGATAGTGGTCGCGGCGCAGCTTGTCATCCTGCGTCGCCACGCCGGTGGCGCAGTTGTTCAGGTGGCAGATACGCAGGTATTTACAACCCAGCGCCACCATCGGTCCGGTGCCGAAGCCAAAGCTTTCCGCTCCCAGAATCGCCGCTTTCACGATGTCCAGACCGGTTTTCAGGCCGCCGTCAACCTGCAGGCGGATTTTGTGACGCAGGCCGTTGGCGACCAGCGCCTGCTGGGTTTCCACCAGACCCAGTTCCCACGGGCAACCGGCGTATTTCACCGAGGACAGCGGGCTGGCGCCGGTGCCGCCGTCGTAACCGGCGATGGTAATCAGGTCGGCATAGGCTTTCGCCACACCGGTAGCGATGGTGCCGACGCCCGGCTCGGAAACCAGCTTGACCGAAATCATCGCCTTCGGGTTGACCTGTTTCAGGTCGAAAATCAGCTGCGCCAGGTCTTCGATCGAATAAATATCATGGTGCGGCGGCGGCGAAATCAGGGTCACGCCCGGTACGGAGTAACGCAGGCGCGCGATGTACGGCGTGACTTTGTCGCCCGGCAACTGGCCGCCTTCACCCGGTTTGGCGCCCTGCGCCACCTTGATTTGGATAACGTCGGCGTTGACCAGATAGGCCGGGGTGACGCCAAAACGACCGGAAGCCACCTGCTTGATACGCGATACTTTATTGGTGCCGTAACGCGCTGGGTCTTCGCCGCCTTCGCCGGAGTTGGAGAAACCACCCAGGCTGTTCATGGCTTCCGCCAGCGACTCATGCGCTTCGGGGCTCAGCGCGCCGATGGACATGGCGGCGGTATCGAAGCGTTTGAACAGTTCAGAATCCGGCTCGACCTGCTCCAGCGGGATAGCCGCGCCTTCCTGCGGCTGCAACGCCAGCAGGTCGCGCAGCATGGACGCCGGGCGCTCGTTCACCAGTTTGGCGTACTGCTGGTAATCGTGGTAGTCGCCGCTGTGCACCGCGGTTTGCAGCGTTTTCACCACATCCGGGTTGTAAGCGTGGTACTCGCCGCCGTAGACAAATTTGAGCAAGCCGCCCTGATCGAGCTTCTGGCGCTTGAGCCAGGCGCGTTTGGACAGATTTTGCAGATCCTGCTCGAAGTCGCTGAAGTTGGCGCCGCCGATGCGGCTCACCACGCCCTGGAAGCAGCGGGACGCCACATCGTTGTGCAGACCGACCGCTTCGAACAGTTTCGAACAGCGGTAGGAGGCGATGGTGGAGATCCCCATCTTGGACATGATCTTGTACAGGCCCTTGTTGATGCCGTTGCGGTAATTCTGCATCACGGTACGGTACGGTTTGTCGATGGTGTGGTTATCCACCAGACGGGCCAGCGCTTCATAGGCCAGATACGGGTAAATCGCGGTAGCGCCGAAGCCGAGCAGCACGGCGAAATGGTGCGGATCGCGGGCACTGGCGGTTTCAACGATGATGTTGGCATCGCAGCGCAGGCTCTTTTCCACCAGACGAGCCTGAATCGCGCCCACCGCCATCGGCGCCGGCACCGGCAGGCGATCCTGCGCGATGCCGCGGTCGGTCAGCACCAGCAATACTGCTCCGGCGCGCACCTTGTATTCCGCTTCGTCGCACAGTTTTTCAACCGTGTCCTGCAATGAACGCTGTTTCGGATCGAAGGTGATATCGATCTTCTCGGCGCGATAGTGCTCGGGATCCTGATTGATCAACTGAATGAAGTCGGAGTAGAGCAGGATCGGCGATTTGAAGCTCAGACGGTGAGCCTGACCTTCCGCCTCGCAGAAGACGTTCATTTCACGACCGATACAGGTGGCGAGCGACATCACGTGTGCTTCGCGCAGCGGGTCGATCGGCGGGTTGGTTACCTGCGCGAATTGCTGGCGGAAATAATCGTAAATGATGCGCGGACGGCTCGACAGCACGGCGAACGGCGTGTCGTCGCCCATGGAGCCGGTCGCTTCCTGACCGTTTTCCCCCAGCACGCGAATAACCTGATCCAGCTCTTCGTTACTGTAGCCGAACTGCTTCTGGTAGGTTTCCAGCAGCGCGTCGTCAAGCTCCCGGCTGCCGACCTGATCGTCCGGCAGCTCTTCGAACGGCACCAGACGCTTGACGTTTTTCTCCATCCACTCTTTATACGGATGGCGGCTTTTCAGGTCATCGTCGGTTTCGGTCGAATGCAGGATACGGCCGGTACGGGTGTCGATCACCATCAGTTCGCCCGGACCGACGCGGCCTTTTTCCACCACTTCGTCAGGCTGGTAATCCCAGATGCCCACTTCGGAGGCGCAGGTGATCAACTTATCTTTGGTGATGACATAGCGCGCCGGACGCAGACCGTTACGGTCGAGGTTACAGGCCGCGTAGCGCCCGTCGGACAGTACCAGACCGGCCGGACCGTCCCACGGCTCCATGTGCATGGAGTTAAAGTCAAAGAAGGCGCGCAGCTCCGGGTCCATATTCGGGTTGTTCTGCCAGGCCGGCGGCACCAGCAGACGCATGGCGCGCACGATGTCCATCCCGCCCGCCAGGAATAGCTCCAGCATATTGTCCAGCGACATGGAGTCTGAACCGCTTTCGTCCACGAACGGCGCGGCGTCCAGCAGATCGGGAATCAGCGGGGTCTTGAATTTGTAGGCGCGGGCGCGAGCCCACTGGCGGTTGCCGGTGATGGTGTTGATTTCGCCGTTGTGCGCCAGATAGCGGAACGGCTGCGCCAGACGCCAGCGCGGCACGGTATTGGTGGAGAAACGCTGGTGGAACAGGCAGATGGCCGATTCCAGACGCAGGTCCGCCAGATCCAGATAGAACCGCGGCAGGTCCGCGGGCATGCACAGACCTTTATAGATATTCACCAGATTGGAGAGGCTGCACACATAGAAATCTTTATCCTGCACGCGCTTCTCGATACGGCGGCGCGCCATGAACAGGCGGCGTTCCATATCACGCGGACGCCAGCCGGCCGGGGCGTTGACAAAAATCTGTTCGATGCGCGGCAGAGAAGAGAGCGCGATCTCACCCAGCACGTCCGGGTTGGTCGGCACTTCGCGCCAGCCGAGTACGGACAGGGTTTCATTCTGCAGTTCTTCTTCGACAATTCGACGGGTGGCCCGAGCCTTTTCTTCATCCCGGCTGAGGAACAGCATGCCGACCGCGTAATTGTTGGCCAGACGCCAGTTGTGTTCTTCGGCGACCAGGCGGAAGAAACGATCGGGTTTCTGAAGTAATAAGCCGCAACCGTCGCCGGTCTTGCCGTCGGCAAGGATCGCGCCACGGTGCTGCATGCGGGCCAGGGCGTGAATCGCCGTCCGCACGACTTTATGGCTCGGTTCACCTTCTATATGGGCGATCAATCCGAAACCACAGTTGTCTCTTTCATGGGATGCATCGTACAACATATCTCAGTGAACCTCCCCAGGCTCTGTATGACTTCCTCATCGCCAATGCCACCACCAGAATGCGGGCGCTTATTAAATGGCGTGTTAACCGCGCGCTAACCGCGAGCGACCCCTTCACTGCGCCAATTTGACATCAGTGGTGTGCGCCGCTCTCTTTTATCTGGCCTCTCGTAAGGTCTCACAAGTGGTGTGCTTGCTTGATGAGGGAGTCTTCTTCTTACTGCATAAATATGACGAGACGTTGACTCGTCGGGAAAGCTTCCAGCGGATTCCCAAATTAGCGAGAAACCCTGTTCAGGTCAAATCTCCATAGCGGGTAAGCACTTTAGGGATAATATTTACTTATGTTTATGAAATAAAAGGATTTAATTAATAAAAATAAGACGTTGGCAAGGTGGGGGTATTGGTCTAACTGTGAGCTGTATCACTATGCTAACGGCGGGTTTTTATCGCTGCATGCTACGATAATGTGACTTACTGGCATCTTATTCTGTCTGGTGCGAGTTTTTTAACTTATGACACTGTTTTTCATTTTACGGTCATCTTTTAATGGAATGAACCCCGCAGATAAGAAAAATTAATCAAGAAAGATGTGATTTTATTTTCAATAAAAACGAATAAACATGCAGTTATATAAACCGGAGCGTATTGATCGGGGTCATCGCCGTTAATAAGCGTTAAAGGTAGGCTGATTTTTTGTGAAATGAAGAATCAGAATATGCAATTGCAAAAATTAATCAATATGTTTGGTGGCGAGCTTCAGCGTCGTTATGGAGAAAAAATCCATAAATTGACGCTGCACGGGGGATTTAGCTGTCCGAACCGCGATGGCACGTTGGGACGCGGCGGTTGCACCTTCTGCAATGTGGCGTCGTTCGCCGACGAGCAGATGCAGCAGCGCAGCATCGCCGAGCAACTGGCTGCGCAGGCCGGCAAGGTCAATCGCGCCCGCCGCTATCTGGCCTATTTTCAGGCTTATACCAGCACGTATGCCGAGGTGCAGGTGCTGGCGTCCATGTACCGGCAGGCGCTGACGCAGGCTGATATGGTGGGGTTGTGCGTGGGCACCCGGCCGGACTGTGTGCCGGATACGGTGCTGGACCTGCTGGCTGACTATCACGAACAAGGCTATGAAGTCTGGCTGGAGCTGGGGCTGCAAAGCGCCCATGACCGAACGTTGCGGCGCATCAATCGCGGGCATGATTTCGCCTGTTACCGGCAGACCGCACAGCGCGCGCGCGCCAGAGGGCTCAACGTGTGCAGCCACCTGATTGTCGGCTTGCCCGGCGAGAGCGACGAGCATTGCCTGTCGACGCTGCAGCAGGTGGTGGAAGCCGGCGTGGACGGCATCAAGCTGCATCCGTTGCACATTGTGACCGGCAGCGTAATGGCGAAAGCCTGGGGAGCCGGTCGGCTACCGGAACTGTCGCTGGCGCGTTATGTGTCGATTGCCGGCGAAATGATTCGTCACACCCCGCCCGGAATTGTCTATCACCGTATTTCCGCCAGCGCCCGGCGGCCGACGCTGCTGGCGCCGCTGTGGTGCGAAAATCGCTGGACCGGCATGGTCGGCGTTCACGACTACCTGCAACAGCATGGCGCGCAAGGTTCCGCGCTGGGGCAGCCGTTTCATTACTCAACAAACTAACCTCCGCGGCGGCTCGCAAATTGACCGCTCATTTACCGCGCACGCGATTTTTTTACGGTATGATTTGCGGGTTTATGATTAAGGAACACCGCTATGAGGCAAATCAGGCTGTTGGCGCAGTACTACGTTGATTTAATGGTTAAACTGGGGCTGGTTCGTTTTTCCCTGCTGCTGGCGTCAGCGCTGGTTTTACTGGCGCTGGTGGTGCAGATGGCGGTGACGCTGCTGCTCACCGGCAAGGTGGAAAACATCGACGTGGTGCGCTCTATCTTTTTCGGCTTACTGATCACGCCCTGGGCGGTTTATTTCCTGTCCGTGGTGGTGGAGCAACTTGAAGAGTCGCGTCAGCGGCTGTCGCGGCTGGTGGCTAAGCTGGAAGAGATGCGCCAGCGCGATCAGGAACTGAACGAACAGTTGCAGGGCAATATCGCCCAGCTCAATCAGGAAATCAGCGATCGCATCAAGGCGGAGGAAGCCCGCCTGCTGATGGTCTCCAAACTGCGTGAGGAGATGGCGCGCCGCGAGCAGGCGCAGGTTGAGCTGGAGCAGCAATCGGCGCTGTTGCGTTCTTTCCTCGACGCTTCGCCGGACCTGGTTTACTACCGCAATGAGAACAAAGAATTTTCCGGCTGCAACCGGGCGATGGAATTGCTGCTTGGCAAAAGCCAGAAGCAGCTGATCGGCCTGACGCCGAAAGATGTTTATCCGCCCGATATTGCCGAAAAAGTCATGGAAACGGATGAAAAGGTGTTTCGCCACAACGTCTCATTGACCTATGAGCAGTGGCTGGTCTATCCGGATGGCCGCAAAGCCTGTTTCGAGTTGCGTAAGGTGCCGTTTTACGACCGCATGGGTAAGCGACACGGCCTGATGGGGTTTGGACGCGATATTACCGAGCGTAAGCGCTACCAGGACGCGTTAGAGAACGCCAGCAGGGAAAAGACTACCTTCATCTCTACGATCAGCCACGAGCTTCGTACGCCGCTTAATGGCATTGTCGGCCTGAGTCGTATCCTGCTCGACACCCATTTGGACGCAGAACAGCAAAAATACCTGAAAACCATCCACGTCAGCGCCATCACGCTCGGCAATATTTTCAACGACATCATCGAAATGGACAAGCAGGAGCGGCGCAAGGTCCAACTGGATAACCAGCCGGTGGATTTCGTCGGCTTTGTGGTGGATCTGGAAAATCTGGGCGGACTGCTGGCCCAGCCTAAGGGGCTACAGCTGGAGATGGAACTGCATCAGCCGCTGCCGAAAACCATCGTCACCGACGGTACCCGGTTGCGTCAGATTCTGTGGAATCTGCTCAGCAACGCCGTGAAATTCACGCGTGAGGGCCGGGTGGTGGTACGGGTCTGGCATGAGCAGGGCGACCGGCTGCGTTTTGAGGTGGAGGATTCCGGCATGGGGATCCCGGCCGACGAGCTGGAGAAAATCTTCTCCATGTACTACCAGGTCAAGGATCAACACGGCGGCAAACCGGCTACCGGCACCGGCATCGGGCTGGCGGTTTCCAAGCGTCTGGCGCAAAGCATGGGCGGCGATATTCAGGTGAGCAGCGAACTGGGCAAGGGCTCCTGCTTTGCGCTGACGGTGACGGCGCCGGTGGTGCGTAATGACGAGTCTGACGAAGACGAACAGGATGAACTGCCGCTGCCGGCGTTGCATGTGCTGCTGGTGGAAGATATCGAACTGAACGTGGTGGTGGCGCGCTCGGTACTGGAAAAACTGGGCAGCAGCGTCGAAGTGGCGATGACCGGCCAGGCGGCGCTGGATATGTTCGATCCGGATGAATTTGATTTGGTGCTGCTGGATATCCAGTTGCCGGACATGACCGGCCTGGATGTGGCGCGTCGGCTGCGTGAGCGTTATGCCGGGCAGTCGATGCCGCCGCTGGTCGCCCTGACGGCGAATGTGCTTAAAGATAAAAAAGAGTACCTGGACGCCGGCATGGATGACGTGCTGAGTAAGCCGCTGGCGGTGCCGGCGCTGACGGCGGTAATCCAGCAATACTGGGATCATCATGCGCAGCCGGAACCGGAAGCCGCAGAGGTGGACGCCGGGTCGCTGCAGGACCGTTTGCTGGATATCCCGATGCTGGAGCAGTAC from Dickeya fangzhongdai encodes the following:
- the gltB gene encoding glutamate synthase large subunit; protein product: MLYDASHERDNCGFGLIAHIEGEPSHKVVRTAIHALARMQHRGAILADGKTGDGCGLLLQKPDRFFRLVAEEHNWRLANNYAVGMLFLSRDEEKARATRRIVEEELQNETLSVLGWREVPTNPDVLGEIALSSLPRIEQIFVNAPAGWRPRDMERRLFMARRRIEKRVQDKDFYVCSLSNLVNIYKGLCMPADLPRFYLDLADLRLESAICLFHQRFSTNTVPRWRLAQPFRYLAHNGEINTITGNRQWARARAYKFKTPLIPDLLDAAPFVDESGSDSMSLDNMLELFLAGGMDIVRAMRLLVPPAWQNNPNMDPELRAFFDFNSMHMEPWDGPAGLVLSDGRYAACNLDRNGLRPARYVITKDKLITCASEVGIWDYQPDEVVEKGRVGPGELMVIDTRTGRILHSTETDDDLKSRHPYKEWMEKNVKRLVPFEELPDDQVGSRELDDALLETYQKQFGYSNEELDQVIRVLGENGQEATGSMGDDTPFAVLSSRPRIIYDYFRQQFAQVTNPPIDPLREAHVMSLATCIGREMNVFCEAEGQAHRLSFKSPILLYSDFIQLINQDPEHYRAEKIDITFDPKQRSLQDTVEKLCDEAEYKVRAGAVLLVLTDRGIAQDRLPVPAPMAVGAIQARLVEKSLRCDANIIVETASARDPHHFAVLLGFGATAIYPYLAYEALARLVDNHTIDKPYRTVMQNYRNGINKGLYKIMSKMGISTIASYRCSKLFEAVGLHNDVASRCFQGVVSRIGGANFSDFEQDLQNLSKRAWLKRQKLDQGGLLKFVYGGEYHAYNPDVVKTLQTAVHSGDYHDYQQYAKLVNERPASMLRDLLALQPQEGAAIPLEQVEPDSELFKRFDTAAMSIGALSPEAHESLAEAMNSLGGFSNSGEGGEDPARYGTNKVSRIKQVASGRFGVTPAYLVNADVIQIKVAQGAKPGEGGQLPGDKVTPYIARLRYSVPGVTLISPPPHHDIYSIEDLAQLIFDLKQVNPKAMISVKLVSEPGVGTIATGVAKAYADLITIAGYDGGTGASPLSSVKYAGCPWELGLVETQQALVANGLRHKIRLQVDGGLKTGLDIVKAAILGAESFGFGTGPMVALGCKYLRICHLNNCATGVATQDDKLRRDHYHGLPERVVNYFTFIARETRELMAELGISRLVDLIGRTDLLVELDGITAKQNKLDLSPLLHTVTPQPGKALYCTEGNPSFDKGLLNKELIAQAQAHVDARQSKTLYFDIRNTDRSVGATLSGVIAEKHGDQGLASDPIKAHFTGTAGQSFGVWNAGGVELALTGDANDYVGKGMAGGIISVRPPVGSAFRSHEASIIGNTCLYGATGGKLFAAGRAGERFAVRNSGAITVVEGIGDNGCEYMTGGIVCILGRTGVNFGAGMTGGFAYVLDEDGEFRKRVNPELVEVLDVENLAIHEEHLRGLITEHVQHTGSQRGEEILANWPVWASKFALVKPKSSDVKALLGHRSRSAAELRVQAQ
- a CDS encoding TIGR01212 family radical SAM protein (This family includes YhcC from E. coli K-12, an uncharacterized radical SAM protein.), giving the protein MQLQKLINMFGGELQRRYGEKIHKLTLHGGFSCPNRDGTLGRGGCTFCNVASFADEQMQQRSIAEQLAAQAGKVNRARRYLAYFQAYTSTYAEVQVLASMYRQALTQADMVGLCVGTRPDCVPDTVLDLLADYHEQGYEVWLELGLQSAHDRTLRRINRGHDFACYRQTAQRARARGLNVCSHLIVGLPGESDEHCLSTLQQVVEAGVDGIKLHPLHIVTGSVMAKAWGAGRLPELSLARYVSIAGEMIRHTPPGIVYHRISASARRPTLLAPLWCENRWTGMVGVHDYLQQHGAQGSALGQPFHYSTN